A stretch of Geomonas oryzisoli DNA encodes these proteins:
- a CDS encoding bacteriohemerythrin translates to MNIEWTSDLAIGVTEIDEQHKEIFRRFDRLLTACNEGKGNEEVLKLLLFLEDYVKEHFAAEEQLQKGSNYPDYPAHKAQHVAFITDVHKLTDSFRSEGATLPLVIQTNRTLANWLIQHIKKVDTAFAKYLREK, encoded by the coding sequence ATGAACATCGAGTGGACCAGCGACCTGGCCATCGGCGTAACCGAGATCGACGAGCAGCACAAGGAAATCTTCAGGAGGTTCGACCGCCTGCTGACCGCCTGTAACGAGGGGAAAGGCAACGAGGAAGTCCTCAAGCTGCTGCTCTTTCTCGAGGACTACGTGAAAGAGCATTTCGCCGCCGAGGAGCAACTGCAAAAGGGGAGCAACTATCCCGACTACCCGGCGCACAAGGCGCAGCACGTCGCTTTCATCACCGACGTGCACAAGCTGACCGACTCCTTCCGGAGCGAGGGGGCCACCCTCCCCCTGGTGATCCAGACCAACAGGACCCTCGCCAATTGGCTGATCCAGCACATCAAGAAAGTGGACACCGCTTTCGCCAAATACCTGCGCGAGAAGTAA
- a CDS encoding response regulator transcription factor translates to MKRRVLIVDDVEDIRQMLRFMVEREGHIIVGEAANGIEAVEQYREHRPDITIMDIDMPLMTGVEAAREIRDMDDSTRIVFCSGGYSKFETPPKELRSEGSTFLRKPFLPAQLYQALAA, encoded by the coding sequence ATGAAGAGAAGGGTCCTGATTGTTGATGATGTCGAGGATATCAGGCAGATGCTGCGCTTCATGGTGGAGAGGGAGGGGCATATCATCGTCGGGGAGGCCGCCAACGGTATCGAGGCGGTCGAGCAGTACCGCGAACATCGCCCGGATATCACCATCATGGACATCGACATGCCGCTGATGACCGGCGTGGAAGCGGCGCGGGAGATTCGCGACATGGACGACAGCACGCGCATCGTCTTCTGCAGCGGGGGATACTCGAAGTTCGAGACTCCCCCCAAGGAACTGCGCAGCGAAGGAAGCACCTTTTTGCGCAAACCGTTTTTGCCCGCACAGCTGTACCAGGCCTTGGCTGCCTGA
- a CDS encoding DoxX family protein gives MLLHGAQNLLGWFYGLGFEQAMAVMTTQMGMPKIVGVLIVMTQFFGGLALVLGAYVRIAAVAVIVLMLASFGVLNYGNGFLTTWSGKQLSPGVEFQLLAITMAVAITIWGAGRWSIDRALESPRSRISRERAAREAELTVQPPSHL, from the coding sequence ATGTTGCTCCATGGCGCACAAAATCTGCTAGGATGGTTCTATGGACTGGGATTTGAACAGGCCATGGCAGTGATGACAACACAAATGGGAATGCCCAAGATAGTCGGAGTCCTCATCGTCATGACCCAGTTCTTTGGAGGTCTCGCACTCGTGCTGGGCGCATACGTACGTATCGCAGCCGTTGCCGTTATCGTGTTGATGCTCGCCTCATTCGGCGTACTGAACTACGGCAACGGTTTTCTGACCACCTGGAGCGGTAAGCAGCTGTCGCCGGGGGTGGAGTTTCAGCTTCTGGCGATCACCATGGCGGTTGCCATCACGATCTGGGGCGCAGGCCGCTGGTCCATCGACCGGGCCCTGGAAAGTCCGCGTAGCAGGATCAGCCGCGAACGTGCGGCACGAGAGGCTGAGCTGACCGTTCAGCCCCCCTCGCACCTCTAG
- a CDS encoding putative signal transducing protein, whose amino-acid sequence MVKFYDAKTEAELARVEAVLKQGGVEYFVTGLSREQVTGEIEVAEEDLPRAEELLLKAK is encoded by the coding sequence ATGGTGAAGTTCTACGATGCCAAAACCGAAGCCGAACTGGCCCGCGTCGAGGCGGTGCTGAAACAGGGTGGGGTCGAGTATTTCGTGACCGGCCTCTCCAGGGAACAGGTAACCGGTGAAATCGAGGTAGCGGAGGAAGATCTGCCCAGGGCGGAGGAACTGCTCCTCAAAGCGAAGTGA
- a CDS encoding pyridoxamine 5'-phosphate oxidase family protein, with protein MRWHRRLIRIGKRRYVNMITEKIRELAERVGHAFVATCDTGGHPHLAAGRGIALFEPNRLVFESWFCPTTMKNLQDNPHVSVVVADEAGNGYQFVGKVEKTTDTAVLNGYVPDLEPAGLPQVQWRLEIRVEGVMAFTADAHSDRPLG; from the coding sequence ATGCGCTGGCATCGCCGGCTGATCCGCATCGGCAAGAGGAGGTACGTCAACATGATCACGGAAAAGATAAGGGAACTGGCCGAGCGGGTAGGACATGCCTTCGTGGCTACCTGCGATACCGGTGGTCACCCGCACCTCGCGGCGGGGAGGGGGATCGCCCTGTTCGAGCCGAACCGGCTGGTGTTCGAGTCCTGGTTCTGCCCGACCACGATGAAGAACCTGCAGGACAACCCGCACGTCTCGGTGGTCGTTGCCGACGAGGCCGGAAACGGTTACCAGTTCGTGGGTAAGGTGGAGAAGACGACTGACACTGCGGTGTTGAACGGATATGTCCCTGATCTCGAGCCGGCCGGTTTACCTCAGGTACAGTGGCGGCTCGAGATCAGGGTAGAAGGCGTGATGGCTTTTACTGCCGATGCTCACTCGGATCGCCCGCTCGGATAA
- a CDS encoding rhomboid family intramembrane serine protease, whose protein sequence is MERQEEQTCGDISPLLMTAQRGSEILPGMTEDQEHSVEPQDDWRIVPVWRVEERGRKLTLRQARLWALVLESRYIECRLEPGPRGWQVWVAPENYDAACRELNLYVEENRNWPPFLPPVHPMKENTLPTLSILVLLATFHNLTNLDLKILGHYPVDWLDIGNAHAGLILKGEWWRLVTALTLHADALHLVSNLAIGGVFIVYLCRDLGSGLAWTLLLASGVCGNLANAYVQLPSHTSVGASTAVFGAVGILGALTMMRYRHHLRRRWPLPIAAALSLLVLLGTEGERTDLGAHLFGFMFGCLFGFAAELLVGYVGRPGRLANALLALASTSVVIYAWWMAISQSG, encoded by the coding sequence ATGGAGCGACAAGAAGAGCAGACCTGCGGCGACATCTCGCCTTTGTTGATGACGGCGCAGCGAGGATCTGAGATACTGCCGGGCATGACCGAGGACCAGGAACATAGCGTAGAGCCGCAGGACGATTGGCGAATCGTCCCGGTCTGGCGGGTGGAGGAGCGGGGGCGCAAGCTGACACTGCGCCAGGCCCGCCTGTGGGCGCTGGTGCTTGAGTCACGTTACATAGAGTGCCGACTGGAGCCGGGTCCGAGAGGGTGGCAGGTATGGGTGGCACCGGAGAACTACGATGCGGCCTGCCGGGAGCTGAACCTCTACGTCGAGGAGAACCGCAACTGGCCGCCGTTCCTACCGCCGGTGCACCCGATGAAGGAGAACACCCTCCCTACCCTTTCCATCCTGGTGCTGCTGGCCACCTTCCACAACCTGACCAACCTCGACCTGAAGATCCTGGGGCACTACCCGGTCGACTGGCTCGACATCGGCAACGCCCATGCCGGGCTCATCCTGAAGGGAGAGTGGTGGCGCCTGGTCACGGCGCTTACCCTGCACGCGGATGCGCTGCACCTGGTGAGCAACCTCGCCATCGGCGGCGTCTTCATCGTCTACCTCTGCCGCGACCTCGGCTCGGGGCTCGCCTGGACGCTGCTCCTCGCCTCCGGCGTCTGCGGCAACCTGGCCAACGCCTACGTCCAGCTTCCCAGCCACACCTCGGTGGGTGCCTCGACAGCCGTGTTCGGCGCGGTCGGCATCCTGGGCGCGCTCACCATGATGCGCTACCGGCACCACTTGCGCCGACGCTGGCCGCTACCCATCGCCGCTGCGCTGTCGCTGCTGGTGCTACTGGGAACGGAGGGGGAAAGGACCGACCTGGGCGCCCACCTCTTCGGTTTCATGTTCGGTTGTCTCTTCGGATTTGCGGCTGAACTGCTGGTGGGCTACGTGGGCAGGCCGGGGCGTCTGGCCAACGCCCTGCTCGCGCTGGCCAGCACCTCGGTGGTGATTTACGCCTGGTGGATGGCCATCAGCCAGTCCGGCTGA
- a CDS encoding PaaI family thioesterase — translation MDEKLKEAIFRQVECEPFAQALKMELVQLDEGFSAVEMAYDAEVMNNMFGRAHGGAIFSLIDEAFETVCQTVGSVTVALNVSVNYVASPELGARLRAEAREVNSTRKTASYDIKVHDQNGVLIAVCQALAYRTGKPLPFVKQDQAQ, via the coding sequence ATGGATGAAAAGCTGAAAGAGGCGATTTTCCGGCAGGTTGAATGCGAACCTTTCGCGCAGGCATTGAAGATGGAGCTGGTACAGCTCGATGAGGGATTTTCCGCCGTGGAGATGGCTTACGACGCGGAGGTGATGAACAACATGTTCGGTCGAGCCCATGGCGGCGCAATCTTTTCCCTTATCGACGAGGCCTTCGAGACCGTGTGCCAGACCGTCGGCAGCGTCACCGTCGCCCTCAACGTCTCGGTGAACTACGTGGCGAGCCCCGAGTTGGGCGCGCGGCTCAGGGCGGAGGCCCGGGAGGTTAACAGCACCAGGAAAACGGCCAGCTATGACATAAAGGTGCACGATCAGAATGGAGTCCTGATCGCGGTGTGTCAGGCTCTGGCATATCGGACCGGAAAGCCGCTGCCCTTTGTCAAACAGGATCAGGCCCAGTGA
- a CDS encoding methyl-accepting chemotaxis protein produces MRNNWNLRAKLVVGFGISSVLSVLLAGAAFYGMSVAAGSAQGQAERRLARMRTMAEIISANAGAGQRLTEAQATGGMTGLRSELSAAAASEKSVSDQVAKLKAESASDKEKALLQALSAKVTAVQAGRSRVLQLISLGDKDLALQELRDLKARRGEIQDTLSQLVAANADQGAAQAKAPASVRGARLAILALLLVAIGGTFLGALWLDRCITAPLQVAVATAGRIAQRDLTAKIEGDDSAATGRLMAAIGSMLQHLREVVTRTSDISSGISASAGLRHRSSEQMASGAEQVASQAQTVATASEQMSATSNEIALNCHEAARNSKQASSAAETGAQVVAQTVEVMNRIADRVNATSRTVESLGERSDQIGAIVGTIEDIADQTNLLALNAAIEAARAGEQGRGFAVVADEVRALAERTTKATREIGEMIKAIQGETKGAVLAMEEGVREVQQGTEEAAKSGAALQEILDQINAVSMQVNQIATAAEEQTATISEITGNITRISEVVQLTVQGAQESSMAATELATLSDDLGTLVTQFKMA; encoded by the coding sequence ATGCGCAACAACTGGAACCTCAGGGCGAAACTCGTCGTCGGCTTTGGCATCAGTAGCGTGCTGTCGGTCCTTCTGGCAGGCGCAGCCTTTTACGGCATGAGCGTGGCGGCCGGCAGCGCACAGGGCCAGGCCGAACGCCGACTGGCAAGGATGCGAACCATGGCGGAGATAATCTCGGCAAACGCAGGTGCCGGCCAGCGACTCACCGAGGCACAGGCGACGGGGGGGATGACGGGACTCCGCTCCGAGTTGAGCGCCGCGGCTGCCTCGGAGAAATCGGTATCCGACCAGGTGGCCAAGCTGAAAGCCGAGTCGGCCAGCGACAAGGAGAAGGCCCTACTCCAAGCGCTTTCTGCGAAGGTCACCGCCGTCCAGGCAGGCCGCAGCAGGGTTTTACAGCTGATCAGCCTGGGAGACAAGGACCTCGCGCTCCAGGAACTGCGGGATCTCAAGGCGCGCCGGGGCGAAATCCAGGATACGCTGAGTCAACTGGTCGCCGCTAACGCGGACCAGGGCGCGGCGCAGGCCAAGGCTCCTGCAAGCGTGCGCGGCGCGAGGCTGGCCATCCTCGCCCTTTTGCTGGTCGCCATCGGCGGCACATTCCTCGGGGCGCTGTGGCTGGACAGATGCATTACCGCTCCCCTCCAGGTCGCCGTCGCCACCGCCGGGCGTATAGCCCAACGTGACCTTACGGCAAAGATCGAGGGGGACGATTCGGCGGCAACGGGTCGACTCATGGCAGCAATCGGCAGCATGCTGCAGCACCTGCGAGAGGTGGTCACCCGCACCAGTGACATCTCCAGCGGCATTTCCGCATCGGCGGGATTGCGGCATCGCAGTTCCGAACAGATGGCAAGCGGTGCGGAACAGGTCGCCTCCCAGGCCCAGACCGTCGCAACGGCAAGCGAGCAGATGTCAGCCACCTCCAACGAGATCGCGCTCAACTGCCACGAAGCCGCCAGAAACTCCAAGCAGGCCAGCAGCGCGGCCGAGACCGGTGCGCAGGTGGTGGCACAGACTGTCGAGGTGATGAACAGGATCGCCGATCGGGTCAACGCAACCTCGCGGACGGTGGAAAGCCTCGGTGAGCGTTCGGACCAGATCGGGGCCATCGTGGGTACCATCGAGGACATCGCCGATCAGACCAACCTGCTCGCGCTCAACGCCGCCATCGAGGCGGCCCGCGCCGGGGAACAGGGACGCGGATTCGCGGTGGTTGCCGACGAGGTGCGCGCCCTGGCGGAACGGACCACGAAGGCGACCAGAGAGATCGGGGAGATGATCAAGGCGATCCAGGGAGAAACGAAAGGGGCGGTGCTGGCGATGGAGGAAGGTGTACGCGAGGTGCAACAGGGGACCGAGGAAGCCGCCAAATCCGGAGCGGCTCTGCAGGAGATCCTGGACCAGATCAACGCGGTAAGCATGCAGGTAAACCAGATCGCCACCGCGGCTGAGGAACAGACGGCTACTATAAGCGAGATAACGGGAAACATCACCAGGATCTCGGAGGTGGTGCAGCTCACCGTCCAGGGGGCGCAGGAGTCCTCGATGGCCGCTACGGAACTGGCGACCCTGTCCGACGACCTGGGGACTCTGGTGACCCAGTTCAAGATGGCCTAG
- a CDS encoding response regulator: protein MKCLIVDDEAFCRDFVATLLSATADCHQASSGMEALEKYNAALATDEPFDLVIMDIMMPGMSGHDAAKAIRHIEKEQKPAKRVNIVMLTALNSSNDAMESFCNAQSAAYLVKPVSKEGLFNVLSKLGLMKR, encoded by the coding sequence ATGAAGTGCTTGATAGTAGATGACGAGGCTTTTTGCCGTGACTTTGTCGCCACCTTGCTCAGCGCGACCGCGGACTGCCACCAGGCCAGCAGCGGCATGGAGGCTCTCGAGAAATATAACGCCGCCTTGGCAACCGATGAACCGTTCGACCTGGTGATCATGGACATCATGATGCCGGGGATGAGCGGCCACGATGCGGCTAAGGCAATCAGGCACATAGAGAAGGAGCAGAAACCGGCCAAGCGGGTGAACATCGTCATGCTGACCGCGTTGAACTCTTCCAACGATGCCATGGAATCGTTCTGCAACGCCCAGTCGGCTGCCTACCTCGTGAAGCCGGTTTCCAAAGAGGGGCTTTTCAACGTGCTGTCAAAGCTGGGATTGATGAAGCGCTAA
- a CDS encoding dihydrolipoamide acetyltransferase family protein — translation MNEIVMPKLSDTMTEGRLVSWKKRVGDEVRRGEVIAEVETDKANMELEAFVPGVILEIKVQTGEMVQVGTVIAVVGKAGEKAGGAPEAPAEAAATPAQAERQETAGAAGTAGAAGTAGTEPAAPSQTQGKTPQTVPGQGTEASKAAPAGGDQGGAAPEAEPAHAEDLAVQEGEHQAPAAPPVAGEEPTQPATQSPGASRQFIQTRAPSPGGPAPETLPPGRERAAPVVRRRARELGIDLGQVRGSGPDGRILLQDLEGEGGRPPQSQAQPQAPSAPPQAQASAEATARGPKLVQEVKAMSRLRAAVAKTVADSWAHIPHFTVTMDIAMDEAESIRRQLKQAGMRITVNDIIVKAIALALVKFPQMNASFSPEGLQFHGEVNVSVAVGVPEGVLMPVVHGCDALSLPEIALEADRLVQRARSGALTEQEMSGGTFSVSNLGMYQVSSFTAVIPPSQAGVLAVGAVVDVPVLRSGVLATARMMKVTLSADHRVVDGAYAAQFLVELRDVLENPVHLLM, via the coding sequence ATGAACGAGATCGTCATGCCTAAACTCTCCGATACCATGACCGAGGGGAGGCTGGTCAGCTGGAAGAAGCGGGTAGGGGACGAGGTGCGCCGCGGCGAGGTGATCGCCGAGGTGGAAACCGACAAGGCGAATATGGAACTTGAGGCCTTTGTGCCGGGGGTGATACTCGAGATCAAGGTGCAGACCGGTGAAATGGTACAGGTGGGGACGGTGATTGCCGTGGTCGGCAAGGCGGGCGAAAAAGCGGGCGGCGCGCCGGAAGCCCCGGCCGAGGCCGCGGCAACCCCCGCGCAAGCGGAACGGCAGGAGACGGCGGGGGCGGCGGGGACAGCGGGGGCGGCGGGGACGGCGGGGACGGAGCCTGCCGCGCCATCGCAAACGCAGGGGAAGACGCCGCAGACCGTCCCGGGGCAGGGAACCGAGGCGTCCAAGGCGGCACCGGCGGGCGGCGACCAGGGTGGCGCTGCGCCCGAAGCGGAGCCGGCACATGCGGAGGACCTCGCCGTCCAGGAGGGGGAACACCAGGCTCCCGCCGCGCCGCCTGTCGCAGGAGAGGAACCGACGCAGCCGGCGACACAATCCCCGGGAGCCTCCAGGCAGTTCATTCAGACCAGGGCCCCTTCTCCGGGCGGGCCTGCACCGGAAACCCTACCCCCGGGGCGGGAACGGGCTGCGCCAGTGGTCCGCCGCCGCGCCAGGGAACTCGGGATCGACTTGGGTCAGGTGCGCGGCTCCGGCCCTGATGGCCGAATCCTGCTCCAGGACCTGGAGGGGGAAGGTGGGCGTCCGCCCCAGTCCCAGGCGCAGCCGCAGGCACCGTCGGCTCCCCCCCAGGCTCAGGCCTCGGCCGAGGCTACAGCGCGGGGACCGAAGCTGGTGCAGGAGGTGAAGGCGATGTCCAGGCTGAGGGCGGCGGTTGCCAAGACGGTCGCCGATTCCTGGGCGCACATCCCTCATTTCACGGTGACCATGGATATAGCCATGGACGAGGCGGAATCGATACGGCGCCAGTTGAAGCAGGCGGGGATGCGGATCACGGTGAACGACATCATCGTGAAGGCCATCGCACTCGCGCTGGTAAAGTTCCCCCAGATGAACGCTAGCTTCAGCCCGGAAGGGCTGCAGTTCCACGGTGAAGTTAACGTCAGTGTGGCGGTAGGTGTGCCCGAGGGGGTGCTCATGCCGGTGGTCCATGGCTGTGACGCGCTTTCACTGCCGGAGATCGCCCTGGAGGCCGATCGGCTGGTGCAGCGGGCTAGGTCGGGCGCCCTGACCGAGCAGGAGATGAGCGGAGGTACGTTCTCCGTCTCCAACCTTGGCATGTACCAGGTGAGCAGCTTCACCGCGGTGATTCCGCCCTCACAGGCGGGCGTGCTCGCAGTCGGGGCGGTGGTCGACGTCCCCGTGCTGCGCTCAGGCGTGTTGGCCACCGCGAGGATGATGAAGGTCACCCTCTCGGCGGACCACCGGGTGGTCGACGGCGCCTACGCCGCCCAATTCTTGGTTGAACTGCGTGACGTGCTGGAAAATCCGGTGCACCTGCTAATGTGA
- a CDS encoding alpha-ketoacid dehydrogenase subunit beta — MAEMTYRDAINLALKEEMRRDKTVVTYGEDVALYEGAFKVTRGLLSEFGELRVRDCPISENTIVGVAVGAAMAGVRPVAELMTVNFALLAMDQIVNHMAKVRYMFGGQTKVPMVIRMPGGGGSQLGAQHSQSLESYFMHCPGMLVAYPATPADAKGLLKTSIREDNPVIFLEHELLYNSKGEVPEDPEFLVPFGKASVMRDGDHVTLVGYGRMAILALQAAQQLEKEGTSCEVIDLRTLVPLDMETVLASVRKTGRAVVIEECWKSAGLGGDIASRIYEGCFDTLLAPVRRISGLDVPMPYSRKIEKLCIPQLEGIVQGVHDLLNEPY; from the coding sequence ATGGCTGAGATGACCTATCGTGACGCCATCAACCTGGCGCTCAAGGAAGAGATGCGGCGCGACAAGACGGTCGTCACCTACGGTGAGGACGTGGCGCTGTACGAGGGGGCCTTCAAGGTGACCCGCGGGCTGTTATCCGAGTTCGGGGAACTGCGGGTGCGGGATTGCCCCATATCCGAGAACACCATCGTCGGGGTCGCCGTCGGCGCCGCCATGGCTGGGGTCCGTCCTGTGGCAGAACTGATGACCGTCAACTTCGCCCTGCTCGCCATGGACCAGATCGTGAACCACATGGCCAAGGTGCGCTACATGTTCGGCGGCCAGACCAAAGTTCCAATGGTGATCAGGATGCCGGGGGGCGGGGGGAGCCAGTTGGGCGCCCAGCACTCGCAGAGCCTGGAGAGCTATTTCATGCACTGCCCGGGGATGCTGGTCGCCTATCCCGCGACGCCCGCCGACGCGAAGGGTCTCCTGAAGACGTCGATCAGGGAGGACAACCCGGTCATCTTCCTCGAGCACGAACTCCTCTATAACAGCAAGGGGGAGGTCCCCGAGGACCCGGAGTTTCTGGTTCCCTTCGGCAAGGCATCCGTCATGAGGGATGGTGACCATGTCACCCTGGTGGGATACGGCAGGATGGCCATCCTCGCGCTGCAGGCGGCGCAACAGCTGGAGAAAGAAGGGACTTCCTGCGAGGTGATCGATCTGCGCACCCTGGTTCCGCTGGACATGGAGACGGTGCTCGCCTCGGTGCGCAAGACCGGGCGCGCCGTGGTGATCGAGGAATGCTGGAAAAGCGCCGGGCTTGGCGGGGACATCGCCTCCCGCATCTACGAGGGGTGCTTCGATACCCTGCTGGCGCCGGTACGACGCATCTCGGGCCTCGATGTGCCGATGCCGTATTCACGCAAGATCGAAAAGCTCTGCATCCCGCAGCTGGAGGGGATCGTGCAGGGAGTACATGACCTTCTTAACGAACCGTACTGA
- a CDS encoding rhodanese-like domain-containing protein has protein sequence MIPPGQFAMLAKYANAFLGTAPGGSRTIYAETLMDGVDAPNLADELNDFFLVDVRPANEYCADTVPGAINIPMNELATAENLAKLPTDKPILLICNTGHTASISTAVLGMLGYDVWTLRFGMMGWRAATKAKVWSPKSSQVVYGAGYPVQKCQ, from the coding sequence GTGATCCCTCCGGGGCAGTTCGCCATGCTGGCCAAGTATGCCAATGCCTTCCTGGGCACGGCGCCGGGCGGGTCCCGGACCATCTACGCCGAGACCCTCATGGACGGCGTCGATGCCCCGAACCTGGCGGACGAACTGAACGACTTCTTCCTGGTCGACGTCAGGCCTGCCAACGAGTACTGCGCGGATACCGTTCCGGGCGCCATCAACATCCCGATGAACGAGTTGGCGACAGCCGAGAACCTCGCCAAGTTGCCGACCGACAAGCCGATCCTTCTTATCTGCAACACCGGCCATACCGCCAGCATCAGCACTGCCGTGCTCGGCATGCTCGGTTACGACGTCTGGACCCTGCGTTTCGGCATGATGGGGTGGCGCGCCGCGACCAAAGCCAAGGTGTGGTCCCCGAAATCATCGCAGGTCGTGTACGGTGCCGGTTACCCGGTACAGAAGTGCCAGTAA